A stretch of the Streptomyces sp. NBC_00654 genome encodes the following:
- the pheT gene encoding phenylalanine--tRNA ligase subunit beta: protein MRVPLSWLREYVDLPATETGRDVQAKLVAVGLEVETVEQIGAGLKGPLVVGQVLTIEELEGFKKPIRFCTVNVGTANGTGEPQEIVCGARNFSVGDKVVVVLPGAVLPGDFAIAARKTYGRTSHGMICSTDELGMGDDGTHGIIVLPPEHEAGTDAIELLQLVDEVLDIAVTPDRGYCLSMRGVARETAIAYGLPLRDPALLDVPAPNAYGYPVKVADPIGCDRFTARTVTGLDPEARSPIWMQRRLQKAGMRPISLAVDITNYVMLELGQPLHAYDRTRVDGPIGVRRAQQGEKLTTLDGTVRVLDAADLVITDNRGPIGLAGVMGGANTEIADARNGESHTTEVVIEAAHFDAISIARTARRHKLSSEASKRFERGVDPQAAAAAAQRTVDLLVLVAGGTAEAGVTEISAPSAPRTIAMPADHPDRVAGVDYGRETVVRRLQQVGCDVYGQDELIVTVPSWRPDLNEPNDLAEEVIRLEGYENLPSTLPTPPSGRGLTDRQRLHRRIGRVLAGSGYVEALSYPFIGDAVLDQLGLDEDDARRRTVKLVNPLSDEEPALRTTLLPGLLGALRRNDGRGSHDLALFETGLVFRPTGQETRAVRLPVDRRPSAEEIAALDAALPRQPRHAAVVLAGAREQAGWWGKGRPADWADSVEAARAIAREAGVELTVRADQHQPWHPGRCAALFVTVNGEETLFGHAGELHPRVIKELHLPERTCAMEVELDVLEQAVDGALQAPRISAFPVATQDVALIVAQDVPAAEVERALREGAGELLESLRLFDVFTGDQIGADRKSLAYALRFRAADRTLTVEEASAARDRAVALAAERTGAVLRGA, encoded by the coding sequence ATGCGCGTCCCGCTTTCCTGGCTGCGGGAGTACGTCGACCTGCCGGCGACGGAGACCGGCCGTGACGTACAGGCCAAGCTCGTCGCCGTCGGCCTGGAGGTCGAGACCGTCGAGCAGATCGGCGCCGGCCTCAAGGGCCCCCTGGTCGTCGGACAGGTCCTGACCATCGAGGAGCTGGAGGGCTTCAAGAAGCCCATCCGCTTCTGCACGGTGAACGTCGGCACCGCCAACGGCACCGGTGAGCCGCAGGAGATCGTCTGCGGAGCCCGTAACTTCTCCGTCGGCGACAAGGTCGTCGTGGTCCTGCCCGGTGCCGTGCTGCCCGGCGACTTCGCGATCGCCGCGCGCAAGACGTACGGCAGGACCTCGCACGGCATGATCTGCTCCACCGACGAGCTCGGCATGGGCGACGACGGCACCCACGGCATCATCGTGCTGCCGCCGGAGCACGAGGCCGGTACCGACGCGATCGAGCTGCTCCAGCTCGTCGACGAGGTCCTCGACATCGCCGTCACGCCGGACCGGGGCTACTGCCTGTCCATGCGCGGTGTCGCCCGTGAGACGGCCATCGCCTACGGGCTTCCGCTGCGCGACCCGGCGCTCCTGGACGTGCCCGCGCCGAACGCGTACGGCTACCCGGTCAAGGTGGCCGACCCGATCGGCTGCGACCGCTTCACCGCGCGCACCGTCACCGGTCTGGACCCCGAGGCGCGTTCCCCGATCTGGATGCAGCGCCGTCTGCAGAAGGCCGGGATGCGTCCGATCTCGCTGGCCGTGGACATCACCAACTACGTGATGCTGGAGCTCGGCCAGCCGCTGCACGCCTACGACCGCACGCGGGTCGACGGGCCGATCGGGGTGCGCCGCGCCCAGCAGGGCGAGAAGCTCACCACCCTCGACGGCACCGTACGGGTACTGGACGCCGCGGACCTGGTCATCACCGACAACCGCGGGCCGATCGGCCTCGCCGGTGTCATGGGCGGCGCCAACACCGAGATCGCCGACGCCCGGAACGGCGAGAGCCACACCACCGAGGTCGTCATCGAGGCCGCGCACTTCGACGCGATCTCGATCGCCCGGACCGCGCGCCGCCACAAGCTGTCCTCCGAGGCGTCCAAGCGCTTCGAGCGCGGCGTCGACCCGCAGGCCGCCGCCGCTGCCGCGCAGCGCACCGTCGACCTGCTGGTCCTCGTCGCGGGCGGCACCGCCGAGGCGGGCGTCACCGAGATCAGTGCTCCCTCGGCGCCCCGCACCATCGCGATGCCCGCCGACCATCCGGACCGGGTCGCCGGTGTGGACTACGGCCGCGAGACCGTCGTACGCCGCCTCCAGCAGGTCGGCTGCGACGTCTACGGGCAGGACGAGCTCATCGTCACGGTGCCGTCCTGGCGCCCCGACCTGAACGAGCCGAACGATCTGGCCGAAGAGGTCATCCGGCTGGAGGGCTACGAGAACCTCCCGTCCACCCTGCCGACGCCGCCGTCCGGCCGCGGGCTCACCGACCGCCAGCGGCTGCACCGCCGCATCGGCCGGGTGCTCGCCGGATCGGGCTATGTCGAGGCGCTGAGCTACCCGTTCATCGGCGACGCCGTCCTGGACCAGCTCGGACTGGACGAGGACGACGCCCGCCGGCGTACGGTCAAGCTCGTCAACCCGCTGTCCGACGAGGAACCGGCACTGCGCACCACGCTGCTGCCCGGCCTCCTCGGCGCACTGCGGCGCAACGACGGCCGCGGCAGCCACGACCTCGCGCTCTTCGAGACCGGGCTGGTCTTCCGGCCGACCGGCCAGGAGACCCGCGCCGTACGGCTGCCCGTCGACCGGCGGCCCTCCGCCGAGGAGATCGCCGCACTCGACGCCGCACTGCCGCGCCAGCCGCGCCACGCCGCCGTCGTCCTCGCGGGCGCCCGCGAGCAGGCCGGCTGGTGGGGCAAGGGCCGTCCCGCCGACTGGGCGGACTCCGTCGAGGCCGCGCGGGCGATCGCCCGTGAGGCGGGCGTCGAACTCACCGTCCGCGCCGACCAGCACCAGCCGTGGCACCCCGGCCGCTGCGCCGCGCTGTTCGTCACGGTGAACGGCGAGGAGACCCTGTTCGGTCACGCGGGCGAACTGCACCCGCGCGTCATCAAGGAGCTCCACCTGCCCGAGCGGACCTGCGCCATGGAGGTCGAGCTCGACGTCCTGGAACAGGCCGTCGACGGCGCGCTCCAGGCGCCCCGGATCTCCGCCTTCCCGGTGGCCACCCAGGACGTCGCGCTGATCGTCGCCCAGGACGTGCCCGCCGCCGAGGTGGAGCGCGCCCTGCGTGAGGGAGCGGGTGAACTCCTCGAATCGCTGCGGCTGTTCGACGTGTTCACCGGTGACCAGATCGGTGCGGACCGCAAGTCCCTGGCGTACGCGCTGCGGTTCCGCGCCGCGGACCGCACGCTGACCGTCGAGGAGGCCTCGGCCGCCCGTGACCGCGCGGTCGCCCTGGCCGCCGAGCGCACCGGCGCGGTGCTGCGCGGCGCCTGA
- the pheS gene encoding phenylalanine--tRNA ligase subunit alpha, producing MSAPNKSYDPVEVEALKPEEIERLRDEAFAAFAAAGDLDALAQAKTAHTGGTSPLSLANREIGALPPQAKAEAGKRVGQARGAVSKALAARQAELEAERDARVLVEEAVDVTLPYDRTPAGARHPLTTIMERVADVFVAMGYEIAEGPEAEAEWFNFDALNFVPDHPARQMQDTFFVRGTTPEGRPTTGDESGVVLRTHTSPVQARSLLERKPPVYVVCPGRVYRTDELDATHTPVFHQIELLAVDEGLTMADLKGTLDHMVQALFGPDMKTRLRPNFFPFTEPSAEMDMVCYVCRGESVGNPDRPCRTCGSEGWIELGGCGMVNPKVLVACGVDPQKYSGFAFGFGIERMLMFRHNVEDMRDMVEGDVRFTRPFGMEI from the coding sequence ATGTCGGCACCGAACAAGTCGTACGACCCAGTCGAGGTCGAGGCACTGAAACCGGAAGAGATCGAGCGCCTGCGGGACGAGGCGTTCGCCGCCTTCGCCGCCGCGGGCGACCTCGACGCGCTCGCCCAGGCGAAGACCGCGCACACCGGAGGTACCTCGCCGCTGTCCCTCGCCAACCGCGAGATCGGCGCCCTGCCGCCGCAGGCCAAGGCCGAGGCGGGCAAGCGCGTGGGTCAGGCCCGCGGCGCCGTCTCCAAGGCCCTGGCCGCCCGCCAGGCGGAGCTGGAGGCCGAGCGCGACGCCCGGGTCCTGGTCGAGGAGGCGGTGGATGTCACACTGCCCTACGACCGCACCCCGGCCGGCGCCCGGCACCCGCTCACGACCATCATGGAGCGCGTCGCGGACGTCTTCGTGGCCATGGGCTACGAGATCGCGGAGGGCCCCGAGGCCGAGGCGGAGTGGTTCAACTTCGACGCCCTGAACTTCGTGCCCGACCACCCGGCCCGGCAGATGCAGGACACCTTCTTCGTCCGGGGCACCACGCCCGAGGGCAGGCCGACCACGGGCGACGAGTCCGGTGTCGTACTGCGTACACACACCTCGCCGGTCCAGGCCCGCTCCCTGCTGGAGCGCAAGCCCCCCGTCTACGTCGTCTGCCCGGGGCGGGTCTACCGCACCGACGAGCTCGACGCCACGCACACCCCGGTCTTCCACCAGATCGAGCTGCTCGCCGTCGACGAGGGCCTGACCATGGCCGACCTCAAGGGCACCCTGGACCACATGGTCCAGGCGCTCTTCGGGCCGGACATGAAGACCCGGCTGCGGCCGAACTTCTTCCCGTTCACCGAGCCGTCCGCCGAGATGGACATGGTCTGCTACGTCTGCCGCGGCGAGTCCGTCGGCAACCCGGACCGTCCCTGCCGCACCTGCGGCAGCGAGGGCTGGATCGAGCTGGGCGGCTGCGGCATGGTCAACCCCAAGGTGCTCGTCGCCTGCGGTGTCGACCCCCAGAAGTACAGCGGATTCGCCTTCGGGTTCGGCATCGAACGGATGCTGATGTTCCGCCACAACGTCGAAGACATGCGAGACATGGTCGAGGGTGACGTCCGGTTCACCCGGCCGTTCGGGATGGAGATCTGA
- a CDS encoding ATP-binding protein, which produces MAVGMSPRQAHKAVVRTGADRDGTGPDTTDTVGDLRGGLLPGVDPDDLPDGLVVADESGRVVCFNAAAARITATPAAAVLGRSLEHALPLEDLKGKRWWSLTDPYGGLATRGGQPERNLLLPGGREVLVSARYVRERPTGPVRRVVVSLRGTEARRRTERSHAELIATVAHELRSPLTSVKGFTATLLAKWERFTDDQKRLMLETVDADAGRVTRLIAELLDISRIDSGRLELRRQPVDISAAVERHVQALTANGQAPDRFLVRTRQPLPDLWADPDKVDQVLGNLLENAVRHGEGTVTIEIAPAPAPANSDETGTAVTVSDEGPGIPEESMGRVFTRFWRGSKRGGTGLGLYIVKGIVEAHGGTITVGRGPGGGAQFRFILPVSAPGYLS; this is translated from the coding sequence ATGGCTGTCGGCATGAGTCCGCGTCAGGCACACAAGGCCGTCGTGCGCACCGGGGCGGACCGGGACGGCACCGGCCCGGACACCACGGACACCGTCGGCGACCTCCGGGGCGGCCTTCTCCCCGGCGTCGACCCGGACGACCTTCCCGACGGCCTCGTCGTCGCCGACGAGAGCGGCCGGGTCGTCTGCTTCAACGCCGCCGCCGCCCGGATCACCGCCACCCCCGCCGCCGCCGTACTCGGCCGGTCCCTGGAGCACGCGCTGCCCCTGGAGGACCTCAAGGGGAAGCGCTGGTGGTCGCTGACGGACCCCTACGGGGGCCTCGCCACCCGGGGCGGACAGCCCGAGCGCAATCTCCTGCTGCCAGGTGGCCGTGAGGTCCTGGTCTCCGCACGGTACGTACGCGAACGGCCCACCGGCCCGGTGCGCCGGGTGGTGGTCTCCCTGCGCGGGACCGAGGCCCGCCGCCGTACCGAACGCAGCCACGCCGAGCTGATCGCCACGGTCGCCCATGAGCTGCGCTCCCCGCTGACCTCGGTCAAGGGCTTCACCGCGACGCTGCTCGCCAAGTGGGAGCGGTTCACCGACGACCAGAAGCGGCTCATGCTGGAGACCGTCGACGCCGACGCGGGCCGGGTCACCCGGCTCATCGCCGAACTGCTCGACATCTCCCGGATCGACTCCGGCCGCCTCGAACTGCGCCGTCAGCCCGTCGACATCTCCGCCGCCGTCGAACGCCACGTCCAGGCCCTCACCGCGAACGGCCAGGCGCCCGACCGCTTCCTCGTCCGCACCCGGCAGCCGCTGCCCGATCTGTGGGCCGACCCCGACAAGGTCGACCAGGTGCTCGGCAACCTGCTGGAAAACGCGGTGCGTCACGGCGAGGGAACCGTCACCATTGAGATCGCCCCCGCACCCGCGCCGGCGAACAGTGACGAGACAGGGACGGCGGTCACCGTGAGCGACGAAGGTCCCGGCATCCCCGAGGAGTCGATGGGCCGCGTCTTCACCCGCTTCTGGCGGGGCAGCAAGCGCGGCGGGACCGGCCTGGGCCTGTACATCGTCAAGGGCATCGTCGAGGCACACGGCGGCACGATCACCGTCGGCCGGGGGCCCGGCGGCGGCGCGCAGTTCCGATTTATTCTGCCCGTGAGCGCGCCGGGCTACTTGAGCTAG
- a CDS encoding RNA methyltransferase encodes MGTPELISPRSPRVTAARRLAKRNFRGKERRFIAEGPQAVREAAGHRGSDGEPTLIELFATVEAAERYTDIVEAAHAAGARVHLADSEVLADVSQTVTPQGLIGVCRFLDSPFEQILAAKPTLVAVLANVRDPGNAGTVLRCADAAGADAVVLTDASVDLYNPKSVRASVGSLFHLPVAVGVPVEHAVRGLRDAGVRILAADGAGADDLDDELDAGTMGGPTAWVFGNEAWGLPEETRALADAVVRVPIHGKAESLNLATAAAVCLYASARAQRPRRTA; translated from the coding sequence ATGGGCACCCCCGAACTGATCTCCCCGCGCTCGCCCCGTGTCACCGCCGCCCGGCGGCTGGCCAAGCGAAACTTCCGCGGCAAGGAGCGCCGGTTCATCGCCGAGGGGCCGCAGGCCGTCCGCGAGGCCGCCGGGCACCGGGGCAGCGACGGCGAGCCGACACTCATCGAGCTGTTCGCCACCGTCGAGGCCGCCGAGCGGTACACCGACATCGTCGAGGCCGCCCACGCCGCGGGCGCCCGGGTGCATCTCGCCGACAGTGAGGTACTGGCCGATGTGTCGCAGACCGTCACCCCGCAGGGTCTGATCGGCGTCTGCCGCTTCCTGGACTCGCCGTTCGAACAGATCCTCGCCGCGAAGCCCACGCTGGTGGCCGTGCTCGCCAATGTACGGGACCCCGGGAACGCCGGTACGGTGCTGCGCTGCGCCGACGCGGCGGGCGCCGACGCGGTCGTGCTCACCGATGCCTCGGTGGACCTCTACAACCCCAAGTCGGTACGGGCGTCGGTCGGGTCGCTGTTCCATCTGCCGGTCGCCGTCGGCGTCCCCGTCGAGCACGCCGTGCGCGGACTGCGGGACGCGGGGGTGCGGATCCTCGCCGCCGACGGCGCGGGCGCCGACGACCTCGACGACGAGCTGGACGCGGGCACCATGGGCGGGCCCACCGCCTGGGTCTTCGGCAACGAGGCCTGGGGCCTCCCCGAGGAGACCCGCGCACTGGCCGACGCCGTGGTCCGGGTCCCCATCCACGGCAAGGCGGAGAGCCTGAACCTCGCGACCGCCGCGGCCGTCTGCCTGTACGCCTCCGCACGGGCACAGCGCCCCCGCCGTACCGCCTGA
- the rplT gene encoding 50S ribosomal protein L20, translating into MARVKRAVNAHKKRRAILEAASGYRGQRSRLYRKAKEQVTHSLVYNYNDRKKRKGDFRQLWIQRINAAARQNGMTYNRLIQGLKAANIEVDRKILAELAVNDANAFAALVEVAQKALPSDVNAPKAA; encoded by the coding sequence GTGGCACGCGTCAAGCGGGCAGTCAACGCCCACAAGAAGCGCCGGGCAATTCTCGAGGCCGCCAGCGGCTACCGCGGTCAGCGTTCGCGCCTGTACCGCAAGGCCAAGGAGCAGGTCACCCACTCCCTGGTCTACAACTACAACGACCGCAAGAAGCGCAAGGGCGACTTCCGTCAGCTGTGGATCCAGCGCATCAACGCCGCTGCCCGCCAGAACGGCATGACGTACAACCGCCTCATCCAGGGTCTGAAGGCCGCCAACATCGAGGTGGACCGCAAGATCCTGGCCGAGCTCGCGGTCAACGACGCCAACGCGTTCGCCGCCCTCGTCGAGGTTGCCCAGAAGGCCCTCCCGAGCGACGTCAACGCCCCGAAGGCCGCCTGA
- the rpmI gene encoding 50S ribosomal protein L35 has product MPKNKTHSGASKRFKITGSGKVLRERAGKRHLLEHKSSKKTRSLTGTVVVAPADAKKIKKLLGK; this is encoded by the coding sequence ATGCCGAAGAACAAGACGCACAGCGGTGCCAGCAAGCGCTTCAAGATCACCGGCTCCGGCAAGGTGCTCCGCGAGAGGGCCGGCAAGCGCCACCTGCTCGAGCACAAGTCGTCCAAGAAGACCCGCTCGCTGACCGGCACGGTCGTCGTGGCTCCGGCCGACGCCAAGAAGATCAAGAAGCTTCTCGGCAAGTGA
- the infC gene encoding translation initiation factor IF-3, whose amino-acid sequence MSARRSAWCYRGGSISAEPRINDRIRVPEVRLVGPSGEQVGIVPLAKALELAQEYDLDLVEVAATARPPVCKLMDYGKFKYESAMKAREARKNQAHTVIKEMKLRPKIDPHDYDTKKGHVVRFLKQGDKVKITIMFRGREQSRPELGFRLLQRLASDVEDLGFIESNPKQDGRNMIMVLGPHKKKTEAMAEAREAQAARKAERQGYAPDAESEGEAAEAPAAAAEAPTETPSEA is encoded by the coding sequence CTGTCCGCCAGGCGGTCCGCGTGGTGCTACCGAGGAGGATCCATCAGCGCCGAGCCCCGCATCAACGACCGGATTCGCGTTCCCGAGGTGCGACTTGTCGGTCCCAGCGGCGAGCAGGTCGGGATTGTTCCGCTTGCCAAGGCCCTGGAACTCGCACAGGAGTACGACCTCGACCTGGTCGAGGTGGCGGCGACCGCCCGTCCGCCCGTGTGCAAGCTCATGGACTACGGGAAGTTCAAGTACGAGTCGGCCATGAAGGCCCGTGAGGCGCGCAAGAACCAGGCGCACACGGTCATCAAGGAGATGAAGCTCCGGCCGAAGATCGACCCGCACGACTATGACACCAAGAAGGGTCACGTCGTCCGGTTCCTCAAGCAGGGCGACAAGGTCAAGATCACGATCATGTTCCGTGGTCGTGAGCAGTCCCGCCCCGAGCTGGGCTTCCGACTGCTCCAGCGTCTCGCTTCGGATGTCGAGGACCTCGGTTTCATCGAGTCCAACCCGAAGCAGGACGGCCGGAACATGATCATGGTTCTGGGCCCGCACAAGAAGAAGACCGAAGCCATGGCCGAGGCCCGTGAGGCCCAGGCCGCCCGCAAGGCGGAGCGTCAGGGCTACGCGCCCGACGCCGAGTCCGAGGGTGAGGCTGCCGAGGCTCCTGCCGCGGCCGCCGAGGCTCCGACCGAGACACCCTCCGAGGCGTGA
- a CDS encoding DUF1844 domain-containing protein, which translates to MSDATPSTGSPASPGFDDMARDIAEVPAVEVIVTVAVNLMSAAAVKLGLTEEGEQHKDLDEARKLVQALAGLLDASTTEISTFHASPLRDGLKSLQLAFREASLVPDEPGQGPGEKYTGPVYG; encoded by the coding sequence ATGAGTGACGCGACCCCCAGCACCGGTTCTCCCGCTTCTCCCGGCTTCGACGACATGGCCCGCGACATCGCGGAGGTCCCCGCGGTCGAGGTGATCGTCACGGTCGCCGTCAACCTGATGAGCGCGGCCGCCGTGAAGCTCGGCCTGACCGAGGAGGGCGAGCAGCACAAGGACCTGGACGAGGCGCGCAAGCTGGTCCAGGCGCTGGCCGGCCTGCTGGACGCGAGCACCACGGAGATCAGCACCTTCCACGCCTCCCCGCTGCGGGACGGCCTGAAGTCGCTCCAGCTGGCGTTCCGCGAGGCGTCGCTGGTGCCGGACGAGCCCGGCCAGGGCCCCGGCGAGAAGTACACCGGCCCGGTCTACGGCTGA
- a CDS encoding MIP family channel protein, with the protein MQTRTVVSEFLGTLLLVFFAVGSAVLAVEYIGTVGIALAFGFTLLALAYALGPISGCHVNPAVTLGMLVARRIDLRTAVEYWVAQFLGAIVGAALLFLLAKQVPGLKTSGAFGSNGYDDRSAVGINLGGAFLAEVVLTFLLVFVVLAVTHKVAVVGFDGLPIGLSLAVIHLVGIPLTGTSVNPARSLGPALFAGGAALSQLWLFIVAPLVGGAIAAYAHRLTHPVPAQEAAGLGGTG; encoded by the coding sequence ATGCAGACGCGGACAGTGGTGTCGGAGTTCCTGGGCACGCTGCTGCTGGTCTTCTTCGCCGTCGGATCGGCGGTGCTCGCCGTCGAGTACATCGGGACGGTGGGCATCGCCCTCGCGTTCGGATTCACCCTGCTCGCGCTCGCCTACGCGCTGGGCCCGATCTCCGGATGCCATGTGAACCCCGCGGTCACGCTGGGCATGCTCGTGGCCCGCCGGATCGACCTCCGTACGGCCGTCGAGTACTGGGTGGCCCAGTTCCTCGGCGCCATCGTGGGTGCGGCCCTGCTCTTCCTGCTCGCGAAGCAGGTTCCGGGGCTGAAGACGAGCGGCGCGTTCGGGAGCAACGGCTACGACGACCGGTCGGCCGTCGGGATCAACCTGGGCGGGGCCTTCCTCGCCGAGGTGGTGCTGACCTTCCTGCTGGTGTTCGTGGTGCTCGCGGTGACCCACAAGGTCGCGGTCGTCGGCTTCGACGGGCTCCCCATCGGGCTGTCCCTCGCGGTGATCCACCTGGTGGGCATCCCGCTGACCGGTACCTCGGTCAACCCGGCCCGGAGCCTCGGACCGGCTCTGTTCGCGGGCGGCGCGGCCCTCTCCCAGCTGTGGCTGTTCATCGTGGCGCCCCTGGTCGGCGGTGCCATCGCGGCGTACGCGCACCGGCTGACCCACCCGGTGCCGGCCCAGGAGGCCGCCGGGCTCGGCGGGACCGGCTGA
- a CDS encoding SseB family protein produces MALKNIPDPGFSDDDGTAAPALTAALAAWSQDRTAVGPVLEALRGARLLVPVVAVLGEVEEDENGLRREKTSDMAVPTLQAGDRRALPAFTSTASLARWDPAARPVAVPLHQALQAAAHEKADTVVLDLAGPVAFELTGPALLALAENRTSTDPLQDPAVVAAVRDTVAAEPAVVRAHLGPGRADGTLALVLAPDAVPAEAARRVAEALSASEVLRARLVRGLDLALLPAGAATEGDPLFTR; encoded by the coding sequence GTGGCGCTCAAGAACATTCCGGACCCCGGTTTCTCCGACGACGACGGCACGGCCGCTCCCGCACTGACGGCGGCGCTCGCCGCCTGGTCGCAGGACCGTACGGCGGTCGGCCCGGTCCTCGAAGCGCTCCGGGGCGCCCGGCTGCTCGTTCCCGTGGTCGCCGTCCTCGGCGAGGTCGAGGAGGACGAGAACGGGCTGCGCCGCGAGAAGACCAGCGACATGGCGGTGCCCACGCTCCAGGCCGGTGACCGGCGCGCGCTGCCCGCCTTCACCTCCACCGCCTCGCTGGCCCGCTGGGACCCCGCGGCCCGCCCCGTCGCCGTACCCCTGCACCAGGCGCTCCAGGCCGCCGCGCACGAGAAGGCCGACACGGTGGTGCTGGATCTCGCGGGGCCGGTCGCGTTCGAGCTCACCGGCCCGGCACTGCTGGCGCTGGCCGAGAACCGCACCAGTACCGACCCGCTCCAGGACCCGGCGGTCGTCGCGGCGGTACGCGACACCGTCGCCGCCGAACCCGCGGTCGTCCGTGCCCACCTCGGTCCGGGCCGGGCCGACGGCACCCTCGCGCTGGTTCTCGCCCCGGACGCCGTGCCCGCCGAGGCGGCCCGCCGCGTCGCCGAGGCGTTGTCGGCCAGCGAGGTCCTGCGGGCCAGGCTGGTACGCGGCCTCGATCTGGCGCTGCTGCCCGCCGGGGCGGCCACCGAGGGTGACCCGCTGTTCACTCGCTGA
- the mycP gene encoding type VII secretion-associated serine protease mycosin produces the protein MNRRRRVLAAACAATVLALSAAAPAHADAIRDQQWGLAALHTDRAWQTTKGKGITVAVLDTGVDNTHPDLAGQVLPGKDLIGFGAGRGDAAWALHGTAMAGIIAGRGRGPGRGDGILGIAPEARILPVRVILESNDPSRAKARKSRGTALAEGIRWATDHGADVINLSLGDDSKSAHPEPGEDAAIQYALGKGVSVIASAGNGGEKGDRVSYPAAYPGVIAVAAVDKQGTHASFSTRRWYATVSAPGVDIVVANPDRKYYIEWGTSAASAFVSGAVALVRAAHPGLTPAQIKKLLADTARDAPANGRDDARGYGIVDPAEAIETGSRLRPADLSARSATTGYRERYFGPGPTPPHREPGPVNWLAPAAGGLGAVLLALAVVLWRGRTLTGRR, from the coding sequence ATGAACCGCCGCCGCCGTGTCCTCGCCGCGGCCTGCGCCGCCACCGTCCTCGCGCTCTCCGCCGCCGCCCCCGCCCACGCGGACGCCATCCGGGACCAGCAGTGGGGACTGGCGGCCCTGCACACCGACCGGGCCTGGCAGACCACCAAGGGCAAGGGCATCACCGTCGCCGTCCTCGACACGGGGGTCGACAACACCCACCCCGACCTCGCCGGACAGGTACTCCCCGGCAAGGACCTCATCGGCTTCGGCGCCGGCCGGGGCGACGCGGCCTGGGCCCTGCACGGCACCGCGATGGCCGGCATCATCGCGGGCCGCGGACGAGGTCCGGGGCGCGGTGACGGCATCCTCGGCATCGCCCCGGAGGCACGGATCCTCCCGGTCCGGGTGATCCTGGAGTCCAACGACCCGTCCCGCGCCAAGGCCCGCAAGTCCCGCGGCACCGCGCTCGCCGAAGGCATCCGCTGGGCCACCGACCACGGCGCCGATGTCATCAACCTCTCCCTGGGCGACGACAGCAAGTCCGCGCACCCCGAGCCGGGCGAGGACGCCGCGATCCAGTACGCCCTGGGCAAGGGCGTCTCCGTCATCGCCTCGGCGGGCAACGGCGGCGAGAAGGGGGACCGGGTCTCCTACCCGGCCGCCTACCCCGGGGTCATCGCGGTCGCGGCCGTCGACAAGCAGGGCACGCACGCCTCGTTCTCCACCCGGCGCTGGTACGCCACCGTCAGCGCGCCCGGCGTCGACATCGTCGTCGCCAACCCGGACCGCAAGTACTACATCGAGTGGGGCACCTCGGCCGCCTCGGCCTTCGTCTCCGGAGCCGTGGCCCTCGTCCGCGCCGCCCACCCCGGGCTCACACCGGCCCAGATCAAGAAGCTCCTCGCGGACACCGCCCGCGACGCCCCGGCCAACGGCCGTGACGACGCCCGCGGTTACGGCATCGTCGACCCCGCCGAGGCCATCGAGACCGGCTCCCGGCTGCGCCCCGCCGACCTGAGCGCCCGGTCCGCCACCACCGGCTACCGCGAGCGGTACTTCGGACCGGGCCCCACCCCGCCGCACCGGGAACCGGGCCCCGTGAACTGGCTGGCCCCGGCCGCGGGCGGCCTCGGCGCCGTCCTGCTGGCCCTGGCCGTCGTCCTGTGGCGGGGCAGGACGCTCACCGGGCGCCGCTGA